One window of the Shewanella cyperi genome contains the following:
- a CDS encoding DMT family transporter, protein MPPLRLTLLTLLTLCAFAGNSLLCRAALSQTSIDAASFTSLRLMSGALMLGLIARLNRQGAPGRGNWLSGLALWVYAAGFSLSYLQLSTAMGALILFGAVQFTMIGVGLVRGERLTLYQWLGLVLAFGGLVGLLLPGLAAPPLVGALLMLSAGIAWGIYSLRGRKGGDPLRVNAGNFLYALVPALLFSLIWPGDTSWDYPGIGYALASGALASGIGYAIWYRVLPELKASTAASVQLSVPVLASLGGIVFLGESLSLRLVLASIAILGGILLVILARTASKS, encoded by the coding sequence ATGCCGCCCCTGCGTTTAACCCTGCTCACCCTGCTGACCCTGTGTGCCTTTGCCGGCAATTCGCTGTTGTGCCGTGCCGCCCTGAGTCAAACCAGCATAGATGCCGCCAGTTTTACCAGCCTCAGGCTGATGTCCGGCGCCCTGATGCTGGGACTGATAGCCAGACTGAACAGGCAAGGTGCCCCGGGGCGCGGCAATTGGCTTTCCGGCCTAGCACTGTGGGTGTATGCCGCCGGCTTTTCCCTGTCTTATCTGCAACTGAGCACCGCCATGGGGGCCTTGATCCTGTTCGGCGCGGTGCAATTCACCATGATAGGAGTGGGGCTGGTACGTGGTGAGCGCCTGACACTGTACCAATGGCTGGGGCTGGTTCTGGCCTTTGGCGGCCTTGTCGGACTCTTGCTGCCTGGGCTGGCAGCGCCGCCACTGGTGGGCGCGCTGCTGATGCTCAGCGCGGGCATCGCCTGGGGCATCTATTCCTTGCGGGGCCGCAAAGGTGGCGATCCGCTGCGGGTTAACGCCGGAAATTTTCTCTATGCCCTGGTCCCCGCTCTGCTGTTCAGCCTTATCTGGCCCGGCGACACTTCTTGGGATTACCCCGGCATAGGATACGCCCTGGCCTCCGGCGCCCTGGCATCAGGAATAGGCTATGCCATCTGGTACCGGGTACTGCCCGAACTCAAAGCCAGTACCGCCGCCAGCGTACAGCTGAGCGTGCCCGTGCTGGCATCCCTCGGCGGCATAGTTTTTCTGGGGGAATCCCTGAGCCTGAGACTGGTACTGGCAAGCATCGCCATCCTCGGCGGCATATTGCTGGTCATTCTGGCCAGGACGGCAAGCAAATCCTGA
- a CDS encoding pirin family protein — MSERQSPQFYGGPRECPSNEGRRQIQRILPRISDVGGIPVARAIPQKDRRLIGPWCFLDHIGPVTDGPALDVGPHPHIGLQTFTWMLEGEILHRDSLGSAQVISPGQVNLMTAGYGIAHTEEAVPGHRRVHAAQLWIALPLAHKDTQPRFDHYPSLPRWTEVGVEFTLLTGQWLEHQAPVLHFSPILGMDLYLPATAETPVSLSLPLQPGFEYGLMPMEGQFSVDDEAFSDNQLAYLGLGRDCVELELQPGCRLLLLGGEPLSDAVSIWWNFVGHSKEEIAEAQAQWLAEDPRFGTVPGYRGKRLVPPPLPW, encoded by the coding sequence ATGAGTGAACGTCAATCCCCGCAATTTTATGGCGGCCCAAGAGAGTGCCCCAGTAACGAGGGGCGCAGGCAAATTCAGCGCATCCTGCCGAGGATCAGCGATGTGGGTGGTATTCCCGTGGCCCGCGCCATACCGCAGAAGGACAGGCGCCTGATTGGCCCCTGGTGCTTCCTCGACCATATAGGCCCGGTCACCGATGGCCCGGCACTGGACGTGGGTCCTCACCCCCATATAGGGCTGCAGACCTTCACCTGGATGCTGGAGGGGGAGATATTACACCGCGACAGCCTGGGCAGCGCCCAGGTTATAAGCCCGGGTCAGGTCAACCTGATGACCGCCGGCTATGGCATAGCCCACACCGAAGAAGCCGTGCCGGGTCATCGCCGGGTACACGCGGCCCAGCTGTGGATTGCCTTGCCGCTGGCCCACAAGGATACCCAACCACGCTTCGATCATTACCCCTCACTGCCGCGCTGGACCGAGGTCGGGGTCGAATTTACCTTGCTGACCGGTCAATGGCTGGAACACCAGGCCCCCGTGCTGCACTTTTCCCCGATCCTCGGTATGGATCTGTATCTGCCCGCCACGGCAGAAACGCCGGTCAGCTTGTCGCTGCCTTTGCAACCCGGATTCGAATACGGCCTGATGCCGATGGAGGGCCAATTCAGCGTCGATGATGAGGCGTTCAGCGACAATCAGCTGGCCTATCTGGGATTGGGGCGGGACTGTGTCGAACTGGAACTGCAGCCGGGTTGCCGCCTGCTGCTCTTGGGTGGCGAGCCCTTAAGCGATGCGGTCAGCATCTGGTGGAACTTTGTCGGCCACAGCAAGGAAGAAATCGCCGAAGCCCAGGCCCAGTGGCTGGCTGAAGATCCGCGCTTTGGCACAGTGCCGGGTTATAGGGGCAAACGCCTTGTGCCACCGCCGTTGCCCTGGTAG